One part of the Arabidopsis thaliana chromosome 1 sequence genome encodes these proteins:
- a CDS encoding bZIP transcription factor, putative (DUF1664) (Protein of unknown function (DUF1664); FUNCTIONS IN: molecular_function unknown; INVOLVED IN: biological_process unknown; LOCATED IN: endomembrane system; CONTAINS InterPro DOMAIN/s: Protein of unknown function DUF1664 (InterPro:IPR012458); BEST Arabidopsis thaliana protein match is: Protein of unknown function (DUF1664) (TAIR:AT1G24267.1).) yields the protein MALPLGKLTILIGAVYLTGSKFKTLLEYSYSLNTSEEKFMFSFSVNAPTSLIGSAFSKEGGLPDVSNLVSGAFKMVFRQLKQDEPSKSASKPHDDVLVAQVNSLRHEIQLLGSNRPITIVSPSGSGGRNYGLIIIVGVIGYGYVWWKGWKLPDFMFATRRSLSDACNNVGNQIDGFYSSLKGTKRELSSEIDMMGRRLDANTEVIQETIQEVAKLQDGTSFIKDDVKAVFDAFENLASKVCRIEGNQDITLRGVGALHAQCQENQRIQESNKALPSTSSLPALEAAPMAPSSKTLSLPPASPDESQSPSTPNVAQKSRGLLQHTQSMSGLKDINESSSSHNTSSNGIYFGGNGASGSSSGVLGRFSIARIMRTRTVVNTVSTN from the exons ATGGCTCTTCCGCTCGGGAAGCTCACCATCCTCATCGGTGCAG TGTACTTGACTGGCTCAAAGTTTAAGACTTTATTGGAGTATAGCTATTCTCTGAATACATCTGAGGAGAagtttatgtttagtttcTCTGTGAATGCACCTACTA GTCTTATTGGATCAGCATTTTCTAAAGAAGGGGGCTTACCAGATGTCTCCAATTTGGTTTCTGGTGCTTTTAAG ATGGTATTCAGGCAACTGAAACAAGACGAACCTAGCAAATCAGCTAGCAAACCCCACGATGATGTACTTGTGGCCCAG gttAACAGTCTTAGGCATGAGATACAGTTGCTGGGGTCAAACAGACCTATCACCATTGTTTCACCTTCAGGATCAG GTGGTAGAAACTATGGTTTGATCATTATCGTTGGGGTGATAGGCTACGGATATGTGTGGTGGAAG GGCTGGAAACTTCCAGATTTTATGTTTGCAACAAGGCGTAGCTTATCAGATGCATGTAATAATGTTGGCAACCAGATCGATGGTTTTTACTCATCACTCAAG GGTACAAAACGAGAGTTAAGTTCAGAAATTGATATGATGGGTCGTCGTTTGGATGCAAATACAGAAGTAATTCAAGAAACAATACAAGAG GTGGCTAAGCTACAGGATGGTACATCATTTATAAAGGATGACGTTAAGGCTGTTTTCGATGCTTTTGAAAATCTG GCAAGCAAAGTGTGTCGTATAGAGGGAAATCAG GATATCACACTTAGAGGAGTTGGGGCTCTGCATGCTCAGTGTCAGGAGAACCAAAGAATTCAAGAGTCCAATAAG GCTTTGCCATCAACTTCATCACTGCCAGCCCTTGAGGCAGCTCCTATGGCACCCTCTTCAAAG ACTCTGTCTTTACCTCCTGCTTCTCCCGATGAATCCCAGTCCCCGTCAACCCCTAATGTAGctcaaaag TCACGGGGCCTACTTCAGCACACTCAATCTATGTCTGGTTTGAAg GACATAAATGAAAGCTCTAGTAGCCACAACACGTCTTCAAATGGAATATATTTTGGGGGAAACGGTGCATCAGGATCGAGTTCGGGCGTGCTTGGTAGGTTCTCAATAGCAAGAATAATGAGGACTCGTACTGTGGTCAACACAGTGTCTACTAACTGA
- a CDS encoding bZIP transcription factor, putative (DUF1664) (Protein of unknown function (DUF1664); CONTAINS InterPro DOMAIN/s: Protein of unknown function DUF1664 (InterPro:IPR012458); BEST Arabidopsis thaliana protein match is: Protein of unknown function (DUF1664) (TAIR:AT1G24267.1); Has 187 Blast hits to 185 proteins in 27 species: Archae - 0; Bacteria - 4; Metazoa - 29; Fungi - 2; Plants - 147; Viruses - 0; Other Eukaryotes - 5 (source: NCBI BLink).): MALPLGKLTILIGAGLIGSAFSKEGGLPDVSNLVSGAFKMVFRQLKQDEPSKSASKPHDDVLVAQVNSLRHEIQLLGSNRPITIVSPSGSGGRNYGLIIIVGVIGYGYVWWKGWKLPDFMFATRRSLSDACNNVGNQIDGFYSSLKGTKRELSSEIDMMGRRLDANTEVIQETIQEVAKLQDGTSFIKDDVKAVFDAFENLASKVCRIEGNQDITLRGVGALHAQCQENQRIQESNKALPSTSSLPALEAAPMAPSSKTLSLPPASPDESQSPSTPNVAQKSRGLLQHTQSMSGLKDINESSSSHNTSSNGIYFGGNGASGSSSGVLGRFSIARIMRTRTVVNTVSTN, from the exons ATGGCTCTTCCGCTCGGGAAGCTCACCATCCTCATCGGTGCAG GTCTTATTGGATCAGCATTTTCTAAAGAAGGGGGCTTACCAGATGTCTCCAATTTGGTTTCTGGTGCTTTTAAG ATGGTATTCAGGCAACTGAAACAAGACGAACCTAGCAAATCAGCTAGCAAACCCCACGATGATGTACTTGTGGCCCAG gttAACAGTCTTAGGCATGAGATACAGTTGCTGGGGTCAAACAGACCTATCACCATTGTTTCACCTTCAGGATCAG GTGGTAGAAACTATGGTTTGATCATTATCGTTGGGGTGATAGGCTACGGATATGTGTGGTGGAAG GGCTGGAAACTTCCAGATTTTATGTTTGCAACAAGGCGTAGCTTATCAGATGCATGTAATAATGTTGGCAACCAGATCGATGGTTTTTACTCATCACTCAAG GGTACAAAACGAGAGTTAAGTTCAGAAATTGATATGATGGGTCGTCGTTTGGATGCAAATACAGAAGTAATTCAAGAAACAATACAAGAG GTGGCTAAGCTACAGGATGGTACATCATTTATAAAGGATGACGTTAAGGCTGTTTTCGATGCTTTTGAAAATCTG GCAAGCAAAGTGTGTCGTATAGAGGGAAATCAG GATATCACACTTAGAGGAGTTGGGGCTCTGCATGCTCAGTGTCAGGAGAACCAAAGAATTCAAGAGTCCAATAAG GCTTTGCCATCAACTTCATCACTGCCAGCCCTTGAGGCAGCTCCTATGGCACCCTCTTCAAAG ACTCTGTCTTTACCTCCTGCTTCTCCCGATGAATCCCAGTCCCCGTCAACCCCTAATGTAGctcaaaag TCACGGGGCCTACTTCAGCACACTCAATCTATGTCTGGTTTGAAg GACATAAATGAAAGCTCTAGTAGCCACAACACGTCTTCAAATGGAATATATTTTGGGGGAAACGGTGCATCAGGATCGAGTTCGGGCGTGCTTGGTAGGTTCTCAATAGCAAGAATAATGAGGACTCGTACTGTGGTCAACACAGTGTCTACTAACTGA